The following proteins are encoded in a genomic region of Cyclonatronum proteinivorum:
- a CDS encoding 3-keto-disaccharide hydrolase yields the protein MMKSIFSVGITVLLSAAWLTACAQSDSADRSSASAPGEWIHLFDGSSTDHWKGYNMEGFPERGWHIEDDMLVFRPFQRDDWTSGLDIITRQTFSDFELELEWMIEEGGNSGIFYFVLEQPTEAIFWSGLEMQILDNENHPDANQGVDGNRQAGSLYDLIPAVPQNANPHGEWNQVRIISNGNSIEHWQNGEMVVSFERFTVEWFEMLRNSKFRGHNEFGAMREGHIGLQDHGDVVKFRNIRIREL from the coding sequence ATGATGAAATCAATCTTTTCCGTAGGGATAACGGTTTTGTTATCAGCAGCCTGGCTTACCGCCTGTGCGCAGTCTGATTCGGCTGACCGTAGTTCAGCTTCCGCTCCGGGGGAGTGGATCCACCTCTTCGATGGCTCGTCAACCGATCACTGGAAGGGCTACAATATGGAGGGCTTCCCCGAACGCGGTTGGCATATTGAGGATGATATGCTCGTGTTCCGACCCTTTCAGCGCGACGACTGGACCTCCGGTCTTGACATCATCACCCGACAAACGTTCAGTGATTTTGAGCTGGAGCTGGAGTGGATGATTGAGGAAGGCGGCAATTCCGGCATCTTCTACTTTGTACTTGAGCAGCCGACCGAAGCCATTTTCTGGTCAGGGCTCGAGATGCAGATTCTCGACAATGAAAACCATCCGGACGCCAATCAGGGCGTGGACGGCAACCGTCAGGCAGGTTCGCTGTACGACCTCATCCCGGCGGTACCGCAAAATGCGAACCCGCACGGCGAGTGGAATCAGGTGCGCATCATCAGCAACGGCAACAGCATCGAACACTGGCAGAACGGGGAGATGGTCGTTTCCTTCGAGCGCTTCACCGTGGAGTGGTTCGAGATGCTGCGCAACAGCAAATTCCGCGGACATAACGAGTTTGGTGCCATGCGGGAAGGGCACATCGGCCTTCAGGATCACGGAGATGTGGTCAAATTCAGAAACATCAGAATACGGGAGCTTTAG
- a CDS encoding aromatic ring-hydroxylating oxygenase subunit alpha has translation MENFSIPDIQPAELEHPPVERAETIPSHWYTSPEFHPLDLEAVLGTGWQCAGHISRIPEAGDAYPLLAGGNPVLILRDSEGELRAFYNVCRHRGGPLLKEPGSARFLKCLYHGWTYRLDGSLRGVPHFDRAELFDKDAFGLTPLRCEIRQGFIWISLQEDGAEPHPLLDELLHGIQDRTGHLNTETLQFAGEVVYEVACNWKVYIDNYLEGYHIPHVHPELCDLLSFQDYKTECAKWHSLQYSPFRQAESIYSDGSGEAYYYFVYPNTMLNILPGRVQLNRVEPVDAGHCRVHFEYYYDDVTSEAGKTKHQQDMAYSDKVQQEDMDICEAVQLGLRSKAYDRGRFSPKMETALHHFQGLLKQSYARFLTL, from the coding sequence TTGGAAAACTTCTCCATCCCCGACATTCAGCCTGCCGAGCTGGAACATCCGCCGGTTGAGCGGGCCGAGACCATTCCTTCGCACTGGTACACCTCCCCCGAATTTCACCCGCTGGACCTCGAGGCCGTGCTTGGAACCGGCTGGCAGTGTGCGGGGCACATCAGCCGGATTCCGGAGGCGGGCGATGCCTATCCGCTGCTTGCGGGGGGGAATCCCGTGCTCATCCTGCGCGACAGCGAAGGGGAGCTGCGGGCGTTTTACAACGTATGCCGGCACCGGGGCGGGCCGCTGCTGAAAGAGCCGGGTTCGGCGCGCTTCCTCAAGTGCCTGTATCACGGCTGGACCTACCGCCTCGACGGCTCCCTGCGCGGGGTACCGCATTTCGACCGGGCCGAGCTTTTCGACAAGGACGCCTTCGGCCTCACGCCCCTGCGCTGCGAAATCAGGCAGGGCTTCATCTGGATTTCCCTGCAGGAGGACGGAGCAGAGCCGCACCCGCTCCTGGATGAACTCCTGCACGGCATTCAGGACCGGACCGGTCATCTCAACACCGAAACCCTGCAGTTTGCCGGGGAGGTCGTCTATGAAGTCGCCTGCAACTGGAAAGTCTATATCGATAATTACCTGGAAGGCTATCACATCCCGCACGTGCATCCGGAGCTGTGCGATCTGCTGAGCTTTCAGGACTACAAAACCGAGTGTGCCAAATGGCATTCGCTGCAGTACAGTCCGTTCCGGCAGGCCGAAAGCATCTACAGCGACGGCAGCGGGGAGGCCTACTACTATTTTGTGTACCCGAACACCATGCTCAACATCCTGCCGGGCCGGGTGCAGCTCAACCGGGTTGAGCCTGTTGATGCGGGTCATTGCCGCGTGCATTTTGAGTACTATTATGATGATGTGACCTCCGAAGCCGGAAAAACCAAGCATCAGCAGGACATGGCCTACAGCGACAAGGTGCAGCAGGAGGATATGGATATCTGCGAGGCAGTGCAGCTCGGCCTGCGCTCCAAAGCTTACGACCGCGGACGCTTTTCTCCGAAAATGGAGACCGCCCTGCACCATTTTCAGGGATTGCTGAAGCAGAGTTATGCGCGATTCCTTACCTTGTAA
- the treF gene encoding alpha,alpha-trehalase TreF yields MKAPKLPQTSGALFEAVQKNRVFPDSKYFVDCTPKSGPAEIQAAWEREKDAPDFDLKTFVEQHFEAPDAGEDTEIPASQSCREHVRKLWPLLFRRSDGQKNAHSSLLPLPHPYVVPGGRFREIYYWDSYFTALGLAADGHAEMTLNMTRNFAHLIETVGHVPNGNRTYYLSRSQPPFFAFMVDLCVSLSDDGSPAEFLPALLKEHAFWMDETGDDNRRTVKLPSGEILNRYWDDHPAPREESWFEDDELAHELDSEARQKLFRNIRAACESGWDFTSRWFANGKSLSTIETTDILPADLNALLWFMEHKLAEWLRDYPVDGTPPASHFAKLAEQRKATMNRLMWDAKTGMFRDYNFVKAAQTGVISLAAVYPLFTGLATEAQAKSTAEGLEAHFLMEGGLATTPVVTGQQWDAPNGWAPLQWMAIQGLHRYGHDELADTVTRRWLEANERIFERAGKMVEKYNVADSSGQAGGGEYPLQDGFGWSNGVFAALYDALNRG; encoded by the coding sequence ATGAAAGCTCCGAAACTGCCGCAAACCTCCGGTGCCCTTTTTGAAGCCGTCCAAAAAAACCGCGTCTTTCCGGACTCCAAATACTTTGTGGATTGTACGCCTAAGTCCGGTCCGGCAGAGATTCAGGCTGCCTGGGAGCGGGAGAAGGACGCGCCTGACTTCGACCTGAAAACCTTTGTGGAACAGCATTTTGAAGCGCCTGACGCAGGGGAAGACACCGAGATACCCGCTTCCCAAAGCTGTCGCGAGCATGTACGCAAACTGTGGCCGCTACTGTTCCGCCGTTCCGATGGCCAAAAAAACGCGCACAGCTCCCTGCTTCCGCTGCCGCATCCTTATGTCGTGCCCGGCGGGCGTTTTCGCGAAATTTATTACTGGGACAGCTACTTCACCGCCCTGGGCCTTGCAGCGGATGGGCACGCGGAAATGACGCTGAATATGACCCGCAACTTCGCGCATCTCATCGAAACCGTCGGTCACGTGCCCAACGGCAACCGCACCTACTACCTCAGCCGCTCACAACCCCCTTTCTTCGCCTTTATGGTGGATTTGTGCGTGAGTCTTTCTGATGATGGGTCCCCGGCTGAATTTCTGCCTGCATTGCTGAAAGAGCATGCGTTTTGGATGGATGAAACGGGGGATGACAACCGCCGGACCGTGAAACTGCCTTCAGGTGAAATCCTGAATCGTTACTGGGATGACCATCCGGCACCGCGCGAAGAATCCTGGTTTGAAGATGACGAACTCGCGCACGAACTTGATTCCGAAGCCCGGCAAAAGTTGTTCCGCAACATACGGGCGGCCTGTGAGTCCGGCTGGGATTTTACGAGCCGCTGGTTTGCCAACGGCAAGAGCCTTTCGACGATTGAAACGACCGATATTTTGCCCGCCGACCTGAACGCCCTCCTTTGGTTCATGGAGCACAAGCTCGCCGAATGGCTTCGGGATTATCCGGTTGATGGTACGCCGCCGGCATCCCATTTTGCAAAGCTGGCGGAACAGCGCAAAGCCACAATGAACCGGCTTATGTGGGATGCAAAGACCGGCATGTTCCGGGACTACAATTTTGTTAAAGCTGCACAGACCGGCGTGATTTCCCTGGCGGCGGTATATCCGCTCTTTACAGGCCTGGCAACCGAAGCGCAGGCAAAGTCAACCGCAGAAGGGCTCGAAGCCCATTTTCTGATGGAAGGTGGCCTGGCAACGACGCCCGTGGTCACGGGTCAGCAATGGGACGCACCCAACGGCTGGGCTCCGCTGCAGTGGATGGCGATTCAGGGGCTGCACCGCTACGGGCACGACGAACTGGCCGATACCGTAACCCGCCGCTGGCTGGAAGCCAATGAGCGTATTTTTGAGCGGGCGGGCAAAATGGTTGAAAAATACAACGTAGCGGACAGCTCGGGACAGGCCGGCGGCGGTGAATACCCGCTTCAGGACGGCTTCGGCTGGTCCAATGGCGTCTTCGCGGCTCTCTATGACGCGCTGAATCGCGGCTGA
- a CDS encoding MFS transporter, producing the protein MKNWKIKLSLICNYIIFAILLNSVGVVVLQVINEYGITPERASVLEAWKDLSIAAASFLIASWIPRFGYKLSMLFSLAFVVTASLLMATIGGFGISQLLFATVGVSFAIVKVSAYSTLSLITEDSSEHASFLSTMEGFFMVGVLGGFWIFGTFIAIANNSDTILWTHTYYVLAAIGALAFLLLLTTPLDESSVEISEEGPAKDFVEMISLVKYPLIIFFIMGAFLYVYIEQAINTWLPSFNFNVLHLPDSISVQIASIYAGSLAAGRLLAGYVMKHINWYYVLQSCIVMAVVLVLLVLPLTIGIEPGTVTGWSTVPVAAYLLPAIGFFLAPIYPTLSSSILSALPKNRQSGMTGLIVIFSALGGTTGSIITGFLFGRLDGQTAFYFTLVPLVLLFLLIIPYRRKREQFEIGSIK; encoded by the coding sequence ATGAAGAACTGGAAAATCAAGCTCTCGCTGATTTGCAACTACATCATTTTTGCCATTTTGCTCAACAGTGTGGGCGTTGTGGTGCTGCAGGTGATCAACGAGTACGGCATCACCCCCGAACGGGCGAGCGTGCTCGAGGCCTGGAAAGATCTTTCGATTGCTGCCGCTTCCTTTTTGATTGCTTCGTGGATTCCGCGCTTCGGCTACAAACTCTCCATGCTGTTCTCCCTCGCGTTTGTGGTAACCGCAAGCCTGCTGATGGCTACCATCGGCGGCTTCGGCATCTCACAGCTTTTGTTTGCGACCGTTGGGGTGAGCTTTGCAATTGTGAAAGTTTCGGCCTACTCCACGCTTAGCCTGATTACGGAGGACAGCAGTGAGCACGCGAGTTTTCTGAGCACCATGGAGGGCTTTTTCATGGTTGGCGTGCTGGGTGGTTTCTGGATTTTCGGCACATTTATCGCGATAGCCAACAACAGCGATACCATTTTGTGGACGCACACCTATTACGTACTTGCAGCCATAGGCGCGCTCGCCTTCCTGCTGCTGCTCACCACGCCGCTTGATGAAAGCTCGGTAGAAATCAGTGAAGAAGGTCCGGCGAAGGACTTCGTAGAGATGATCAGCCTGGTGAAATATCCGCTCATCATTTTCTTCATCATGGGTGCTTTTTTGTATGTGTACATCGAGCAGGCGATCAACACCTGGCTGCCTTCCTTCAACTTTAATGTGCTGCACCTTCCGGACAGCATCAGCGTGCAGATTGCAAGCATTTACGCGGGTTCTCTTGCTGCGGGGCGTCTGCTTGCCGGGTACGTGATGAAGCACATCAACTGGTACTATGTGCTGCAAAGCTGTATCGTGATGGCCGTTGTGCTGGTGCTGCTGGTTTTGCCGCTCACGATCGGCATCGAGCCGGGCACCGTCACAGGATGGAGCACCGTACCCGTCGCGGCCTATCTTCTGCCGGCCATCGGCTTCTTTCTGGCGCCGATTTATCCGACGCTGAGCTCTTCCATCCTCAGTGCGCTGCCCAAAAACCGGCAGAGCGGCATGACCGGCCTTATCGTGATTTTCTCAGCCCTCGGCGGCACGACCGGCTCTATCATCACCGGATTCCTTTTCGGACGACTCGACGGGCAAACCGCCTTTTATTTCACCCTTGTGCCGCTCGTGCTGCTTTTCCTGCTCATCATCCCCTACCGTCGCAAGCGCGAACAGTTCGAGATCGGCTCTATCAAATAA
- a CDS encoding sodium:solute symporter family transporter — MNYIDWIVISIYAAGLIWLSWHLSKGQTTTEDYYLGGKTFKWWQVGLSTMATQLGAVSFISAPAFVGLRENGGLQWLTYEFAVPLAMILLVIVIFPPLYRSGVISIYTYLEKRFNKLTRQLLSGVFQFSRAFAAGITVYAVAIVLEAVFQIPLWINIVAVGIIALLYDYLGGMKAVVISDVIQMGILFLGFLMCSWFAWQLLGGWEIFIENLDRDRLTAVDFSGFGVGDGSEFGFWPMLLGGFFLYAAYYGCDQSQAQRILASMNMKEVRKALVFNGLARFPTVLLYCVMGLLIGTFALMTPEFLSLIPADRPDYMVPYFIVTYLPHGLIGLLVAAIMAAAMSSLDSALNSLSAATVEDFVIPARAEARPSTDEQFSLSKKYTIFWGVICVLLAFAAGNIAPTVIEAINKIGSLFYGPIIATFVLGMLTTSITGRAVNFGIIAGVLFNMVLWLFFDGFIFWFWWNFTGFAVTVGVAFILSRIQPGTVTPEVLVDLSAIEKRPIETLILGLYFVLIVAFSVSLAFVF, encoded by the coding sequence ATGAATTACATTGACTGGATCGTCATCAGTATCTATGCCGCCGGCCTGATCTGGCTGAGCTGGCACCTGAGCAAAGGCCAAACAACGACCGAGGACTACTACCTCGGCGGCAAGACCTTCAAATGGTGGCAGGTCGGCCTGTCGACCATGGCAACGCAATTGGGCGCGGTCAGCTTCATTTCGGCGCCGGCTTTTGTCGGGCTGCGCGAAAACGGCGGCCTGCAATGGCTCACCTACGAGTTCGCCGTCCCCCTCGCCATGATTCTGCTGGTGATTGTCATCTTCCCGCCGCTCTACCGCAGCGGCGTCATCAGCATCTACACCTACCTCGAAAAACGCTTCAACAAACTCACGCGTCAGCTCCTGAGCGGCGTCTTTCAGTTCAGCCGGGCCTTCGCGGCGGGCATCACCGTGTACGCGGTCGCCATCGTGCTCGAAGCCGTGTTTCAGATTCCGCTGTGGATCAACATCGTGGCCGTCGGCATTATCGCCCTGCTCTACGACTACCTCGGCGGCATGAAAGCCGTCGTGATTTCGGATGTGATTCAGATGGGCATCCTCTTTCTGGGCTTCCTGATGTGCAGCTGGTTTGCGTGGCAGCTTTTAGGCGGCTGGGAGATTTTTATCGAAAACCTCGACCGCGACCGGCTCACTGCGGTTGACTTCAGCGGGTTCGGGGTAGGGGATGGATCCGAGTTTGGCTTCTGGCCCATGCTGCTCGGCGGCTTCTTCCTGTACGCGGCCTACTACGGCTGCGACCAAAGTCAGGCGCAGCGCATCCTCGCGAGCATGAACATGAAGGAAGTCCGCAAAGCGCTGGTATTCAATGGTTTGGCGCGCTTCCCGACCGTGCTGCTCTACTGCGTGATGGGCCTGCTCATCGGCACCTTCGCTCTGATGACGCCCGAATTTCTCAGCCTCATCCCCGCCGACCGGCCCGATTACATGGTGCCCTACTTTATCGTCACCTACCTTCCGCACGGACTCATCGGCCTGCTTGTCGCCGCCATCATGGCCGCTGCCATGTCCTCACTCGACTCCGCCCTCAACTCCCTCAGTGCCGCAACCGTCGAGGATTTCGTGATTCCTGCGCGGGCTGAGGCGCGACCTTCCACCGACGAGCAGTTCAGCCTCTCCAAAAAGTACACCATTTTCTGGGGCGTGATCTGCGTGCTGCTCGCCTTTGCCGCCGGAAACATCGCCCCGACCGTAATTGAAGCCATCAACAAAATCGGTTCACTGTTCTACGGCCCAATTATCGCGACTTTCGTGTTAGGTATGCTCACGACAAGCATCACCGGCCGTGCTGTAAATTTTGGAATCATAGCCGGTGTGCTCTTCAACATGGTACTCTGGCTCTTTTTCGACGGCTTCATTTTCTGGTTCTGGTGGAACTTCACCGGCTTTGCCGTCACGGTCGGGGTCGCATTCATCCTCAGCCGCATACAGCCCGGCACCGTTACCCCGGAAGTGCTCGTTGACCTCAGCGCGATTGAAAAACGTCCGATCGAGACCCTCATCCTCGGCCTGTATTTTGTGCTGATTGTTGCATTCAGTGTATCGCTGGCCTTCGTATTTTGA
- a CDS encoding gluconate 2-dehydrogenase subunit 3 family protein: MEEKELIDRREALKRAALMLGGIAFLPAISAVLKGCSVTPGDWTPVFLNHAQATLTEHLAEAILPRTDTPGALDAGVPAFIDRMAAEFLSESDRDGFIAGLDAFADEVRQATGRPFHELSNDQKLAYITVANREAVESEAEEMPFFLKFKEMTLIGYCNSEAGMTEHFRYMQNFGPYRGCVPLEEVGRAWAHF; encoded by the coding sequence ATGGAAGAAAAAGAACTCATTGACCGCCGCGAAGCCCTTAAGCGGGCCGCGCTGATGCTGGGCGGCATCGCCTTTTTGCCTGCCATTTCGGCTGTACTCAAAGGGTGCAGCGTAACCCCCGGTGATTGGACGCCCGTTTTTCTCAATCACGCGCAGGCTACCCTCACCGAGCACCTCGCCGAGGCCATCCTGCCACGAACCGACACCCCCGGCGCCCTCGATGCCGGCGTACCCGCCTTCATCGACCGCATGGCGGCAGAATTCCTCAGCGAAAGCGACCGGGACGGCTTCATCGCCGGTCTTGACGCCTTCGCCGATGAAGTGCGGCAGGCAACCGGGCGCCCGTTTCACGAGCTCAGCAACGACCAAAAACTCGCTTACATCACCGTAGCTAACCGGGAAGCCGTCGAAAGCGAGGCCGAAGAAATGCCGTTTTTTCTGAAATTCAAGGAAATGACCCTCATCGGCTACTGCAACTCCGAGGCGGGCATGACCGAGCACTTTCGCTACATGCAGAACTTTGGTCCCTACCGCGGGTGCGTTCCGCTCGAGGAAGTCGGCCGTGCCTGGGCTCACTTCTGA
- a CDS encoding addiction module protein, whose product MITDYKDIQHSALSLDASDRAKLAKKLIESLDQEPDSEVEKAWIAEIKKRKAEIKSGSITPIAGHEVHKAARELLAK is encoded by the coding sequence ATGATAACAGATTACAAAGATATACAGCATTCGGCCCTCAGCTTAGATGCAAGCGATCGCGCAAAATTAGCCAAAAAGCTCATCGAAAGCCTTGATCAGGAACCTGATTCGGAAGTTGAAAAAGCCTGGATTGCTGAAATCAAAAAAAGAAAAGCTGAGATCAAATCAGGAAGTATAACCCCCATTGCCGGTCATGAAGTACACAAGGCAGCTCGTGAACTACTTGCAAAATGA
- a CDS encoding GMC oxidoreductase, which yields MNLNVKAEEQHTYDAIVVGTGISGGVAAKELTERGLKTLVLERGRNVRHILDYPTMNKHPWELPHGDRATAKELERYPVQSRTGYTIRPSVMHWWVEDADQPYEEKRRFDWIRGYHVGGKSIMWGRQSYRMGDIDFEANARDGYGVDWPIRYSDIEPWYDYVEGYVGISGENLGLPQLPDQKLQPAMDLNCVETHLRESMMANFGRHLMVGRAANLTRPIGDRGSCQSRNLCWRGCPYGAYFSSQASTLPAAERTGNMRLRPNSIVESVIYDVESGRAKGVRVIDAETLETSEFYAKVIFLNAGCLNSTLIMMNSRSDRFPDGLGNDSGELGHNVMDHHFRVGANGVYEGFKDRYFWGRRPNGIYIPRYRNIGNDRRDYVRGFGYQGGASRDNWRRAVQELSVGPELKGLIQQPGDWTMGLTAFGEVVPVHENKVHLNFEKRDKWGMPTFVMDADFGENEHKMRVDMKNDAAEMLEAAGFKNIHTFDDPGGMGLGIHEMGTARMGRDPRTSVLNKWNQVHACKNVFVTDGACMTSGACQNPSLTYMALAARAADYAASELRKGNL from the coding sequence ATGAATCTCAATGTAAAGGCAGAAGAGCAGCACACCTACGATGCCATCGTGGTGGGAACGGGCATCAGCGGCGGGGTTGCGGCCAAGGAGCTGACCGAGCGCGGACTTAAAACGCTGGTACTCGAGCGCGGACGCAATGTCCGGCACATCCTCGACTATCCCACGATGAATAAGCATCCCTGGGAGCTGCCGCACGGCGACCGCGCGACGGCCAAAGAGCTGGAACGCTATCCCGTGCAAAGCCGGACCGGCTACACCATTCGTCCTTCGGTCATGCACTGGTGGGTGGAAGATGCCGATCAGCCCTACGAAGAAAAGCGCCGCTTCGACTGGATTCGCGGCTATCACGTGGGCGGGAAATCCATCATGTGGGGGCGGCAGTCCTATCGTATGGGTGACATTGACTTCGAAGCTAACGCCCGCGACGGGTACGGCGTGGACTGGCCCATCCGCTACAGCGACATCGAGCCCTGGTACGATTACGTGGAGGGATACGTGGGGATCAGCGGGGAAAACCTCGGTCTGCCGCAGCTGCCCGATCAGAAGCTGCAGCCGGCTATGGACCTTAACTGTGTGGAGACACATCTCCGTGAATCCATGATGGCCAACTTTGGGCGGCATCTCATGGTGGGGCGGGCTGCAAACCTCACGCGCCCGATCGGCGACCGCGGAAGCTGTCAGAGCCGGAACCTGTGCTGGCGCGGCTGTCCGTACGGCGCCTATTTCAGCAGTCAGGCTTCGACCCTGCCTGCTGCCGAGCGTACCGGCAACATGCGTCTGCGGCCCAACTCCATTGTGGAGTCCGTGATTTATGATGTGGAATCCGGCCGAGCCAAAGGCGTCCGTGTGATTGATGCCGAAACCCTCGAAACATCCGAGTTCTATGCCAAAGTCATTTTCCTGAATGCGGGATGCCTTAACTCTACCCTCATCATGATGAACTCCCGCAGCGACCGTTTCCCTGACGGACTCGGCAACGACTCCGGCGAGCTTGGGCACAATGTGATGGACCATCACTTCCGCGTCGGGGCCAATGGTGTGTACGAAGGCTTCAAAGACCGCTACTTCTGGGGCCGCCGTCCCAACGGAATTTACATTCCCCGCTACCGAAACATCGGCAACGACCGCCGCGACTATGTGCGGGGCTTCGGTTATCAGGGCGGGGCAAGCCGCGACAACTGGCGCCGTGCCGTGCAGGAGCTGAGCGTCGGGCCTGAACTCAAGGGCCTCATTCAGCAGCCCGGCGACTGGACCATGGGCCTCACCGCTTTCGGGGAAGTTGTACCGGTGCACGAAAACAAGGTGCACCTCAACTTCGAGAAGCGCGATAAATGGGGGATGCCGACTTTTGTGATGGATGCTGACTTTGGCGAAAACGAGCATAAAATGCGCGTCGATATGAAGAACGATGCCGCCGAGATGCTCGAAGCAGCAGGCTTCAAAAACATTCACACCTTCGACGATCCCGGCGGGATGGGCCTTGGGATTCACGAAATGGGCACCGCGCGCATGGGCCGCGACCCGCGTACCTCGGTGCTGAACAAGTGGAATCAGGTGCACGCCTGTAAAAATGTGTTTGTGACCGACGGCGCCTGCATGACTTCCGGTGCGTGTCAGAATCCCTCCCTCACCTACATGGCGCTCGCCGCCCGCGCAGCAGATTATGCCGCAAGTGAACTCAGAAAAGGAAATCTCTAA
- the galE gene encoding UDP-glucose 4-epimerase GalE, whose amino-acid sequence MKILVTGGLGYIGSHTVVELHLAGHDIVILDNLSNSMINVHQVLEKICGRSLPFYEADIMDDKGLREVFEKESGIDGIIHFAAKKSVSESLDFPVMYYENNIKGLINVMRMVEDYKVPYFVFSSSCTVYGEPDNVPVTESTPTTSSPTPYGNSKLWAELMITEFTKLTPHVKSVLLRYFNPVGAHESALIGELPRGVPSNLMPFITQTAAGWREQLSIFGQDYNTPDGTCIRDFIHVVDLAKAHVISLDYARDNDFRTEIFNVGTGNGHSVSEVVESFERSTGVKLNYRFAPRRQGDVEKIWADTTKVTQVLGWKPEYSLDDMSRTAWKWQLTLGDKP is encoded by the coding sequence ATGAAAATATTAGTAACCGGCGGCCTCGGCTACATCGGCTCGCACACCGTTGTTGAGCTGCATCTTGCAGGTCACGACATCGTGATTCTCGACAACCTCTCCAACAGCATGATCAACGTGCATCAGGTGCTTGAAAAAATCTGCGGACGCAGCCTGCCTTTTTACGAGGCCGACATCATGGACGACAAGGGACTGCGGGAGGTCTTCGAAAAAGAAAGCGGGATTGACGGCATCATCCATTTTGCTGCCAAAAAATCCGTATCTGAATCGCTCGATTTTCCGGTGATGTACTATGAAAACAACATCAAGGGCCTGATCAACGTGATGCGTATGGTCGAAGATTACAAGGTGCCCTACTTTGTGTTTTCGTCGTCCTGCACGGTGTATGGTGAGCCTGATAACGTGCCTGTTACGGAATCAACCCCGACCACAAGTTCACCAACGCCCTACGGCAACTCCAAACTTTGGGCCGAGCTGATGATCACCGAATTCACCAAGCTCACCCCGCACGTGAAATCGGTGCTGTTGCGCTACTTCAATCCGGTCGGTGCGCACGAATCGGCCCTTATTGGCGAACTGCCTCGTGGGGTACCAAGCAACCTGATGCCCTTCATCACACAAACCGCCGCCGGCTGGCGCGAACAGCTCAGCATCTTCGGTCAGGACTACAACACCCCCGACGGCACCTGCATCCGGGATTTCATTCATGTTGTTGACCTGGCTAAAGCGCACGTTATTTCCCTTGATTACGCCCGCGACAACGATTTCCGCACGGAGATTTTCAACGTCGGCACCGGAAACGGACACTCGGTTTCGGAAGTCGTCGAATCTTTTGAACGCAGCACGGGTGTGAAGCTGAACTACCGCTTCGCCCCGCGGCGTCAGGGGGATGTCGAAAAAATCTGGGCCGACACGACGAAAGTGACGCAGGTCCTCGGCTGGAAACCCGAGTACAGCCTCGACGACATGAGCCGCACCGCCTGGAAATGGCAGCTAACCCTGGGCGACAAACCGTAA